One genomic window of Boudabousia tangfeifanii includes the following:
- a CDS encoding anthranilate synthase component 1, with protein MSETPVSSPKSDGTKPQTAGQNQSSAASANPTPLVLTQTVPYQVDGGNLLENLRREGLLPTMNGRPTDCVLLDSADIASKARLTSIAVLDATARLTCQGNQVTVDRLLPGQDGDATLNRLARDHAPYVTNRTDSQLILNFPTGDDQLEEQARLTQISNLAPLKTLAQATVPHEHLPLLAGVFAFDYLETFETLPAVPTGENTCPDYVFYDAATILVTDHPTQTSTLVGASYDHEYLRGRMSELAQALQNEAAGSTTGNEAAGASASAGLGTAGASASAGLGAAPASTSAKEIVATPTVGDTDFENQVRKLQGNIAAGDIYQVVPSRGYRIDCPDALAAYQQLREANPSPYMFYLGTSEFELFGASPESSLLHSAKTGHVTIHPIAGTRPRGLDQNGNVDHELDTRLELELRTDDKEVAEHVMLVDLARNDLARVCVPGTRQVTDLLRVDRYSRVMHLVSEVTGQLRPDVDPLDAFRASMTMGTLTGAPKLRAAELIRETEGERRGSYGGAVGYYRGDGELDTCIVIRSAFVKAGTALVQAGAGVVSASLPALEAAETTHKARATLEAIAASQGRTLRIATEAGTDADSPDGASKAHTTNTSEAAGTAQTGLKASPASASNPTPKEA; from the coding sequence ATGAGTGAAACACCAGTTAGTTCCCCCAAATCCGACGGGACCAAACCCCAAACTGCGGGGCAAAACCAGTCGAGTGCGGCCTCGGCCAACCCCACCCCACTCGTGCTCACCCAAACCGTCCCCTACCAGGTAGACGGGGGAAACCTGCTAGAAAACCTGCGCCGCGAAGGGCTGCTACCCACCATGAACGGCCGACCCACCGACTGTGTGCTCCTTGACAGTGCCGACATTGCTTCCAAAGCACGACTAACCTCAATCGCGGTCCTTGACGCCACCGCCCGCCTCACCTGCCAAGGCAACCAGGTCACCGTAGACCGCCTCCTGCCAGGCCAAGACGGCGACGCCACCCTCAACCGGCTCGCCCGCGACCACGCCCCGTACGTTACCAACCGCACCGACAGCCAGCTCATCCTCAACTTCCCTACCGGTGACGACCAGCTGGAAGAACAAGCCAGACTCACCCAAATCTCCAACCTCGCGCCACTCAAAACCCTAGCCCAGGCAACCGTTCCCCACGAGCACCTGCCTCTCTTGGCTGGGGTTTTTGCTTTCGACTACCTCGAAACCTTCGAAACCCTGCCGGCCGTGCCCACCGGCGAAAACACCTGCCCCGACTACGTCTTCTACGACGCCGCCACCATCCTCGTCACCGACCACCCCACCCAGACATCTACTCTCGTGGGCGCCTCATACGATCACGAATATCTCCGAGGGCGCATGAGTGAACTCGCGCAAGCCCTCCAAAACGAGGCCGCAGGCTCAACCACGGGCAACGAGGCCGCAGGCGCGTCAGCGAGCGCGGGCTTGGGCACAGCAGGCGCGTCAGCGAGCGCAGGCTTGGGCGCAGCCCCGGCCTCGACCTCGGCAAAAGAAATCGTGGCCACCCCCACCGTGGGCGACACCGACTTCGAAAACCAAGTGCGCAAACTACAAGGCAATATTGCTGCCGGCGACATTTACCAGGTGGTACCCTCGCGCGGATACCGCATCGACTGTCCCGACGCCCTCGCCGCCTACCAGCAACTAAGAGAAGCCAACCCCAGCCCCTACATGTTCTACCTGGGAACCAGCGAATTTGAACTGTTCGGTGCCTCCCCCGAATCATCCCTGCTGCACAGCGCCAAAACCGGGCACGTAACCATCCACCCCATCGCCGGCACCCGCCCCCGCGGCCTCGATCAGAACGGCAACGTGGACCACGAACTCGACACCCGGCTCGAACTGGAACTACGCACCGACGATAAAGAAGTCGCCGAACACGTCATGCTCGTCGACCTAGCCCGCAACGACCTCGCCCGCGTGTGCGTGCCCGGAACCCGGCAAGTCACCGACCTACTACGCGTCGACCGCTACTCACGCGTCATGCACCTCGTCTCCGAAGTCACCGGCCAGTTACGCCCCGACGTGGACCCGCTCGACGCCTTCCGCGCCTCCATGACCATGGGCACCCTCACCGGAGCTCCCAAACTGCGGGCCGCCGAACTCATCCGCGAAACCGAAGGCGAACGCCGCGGCTCCTACGGTGGAGCCGTCGGCTACTACCGCGGCGACGGCGAACTCGACACCTGCATCGTGATCCGCTCCGCCTTCGTCAAAGCTGGCACCGCCCTCGTCCAAGCCGGCGCCGGAGTCGTCTCCGCCTCCCTTCCCGCCCTCGAGGCCGCCGAAACCACCCACAAAGCACGCGCCACCCTCGAAGCGATCGCCGCCTCCCAAGGCCGAACCCTACGCATCGCCACCGAAGCTGGCACCGACGCGGACAGCCCAGATGGCGCTAGCAAAGCCCACACCACCAACACTTCCGAAGCGGCCGGCACCGCCCAAACCGGCCTGAAGGCCAGCCCGGCCTCGGCCAGCAACCCTACCCCCAAGGAGGCCTGA
- a CDS encoding GntR family transcriptional regulator: MMPISIVLSATSGQPIYAQIREQIKEQILSGDLAAGDPLPSIRALARDLGVSVITTTRAYNDLASAGLIANMQGKGSFILPTSPETLKQEALSRIEGHFGGGSKPGTQCCVAFDRCPGIVTTVEFGGIMNQENVLEFNRVTKRYDNVCLNLSLQVPRGYITGFVGANGAGKTTTLRLALGLAHPDSREVTKLDHNQVGVVFDTPHYPDNLRLGQLSGQVANFYTNWD; the protein is encoded by the coding sequence ATGATGCCTATTTCGATTGTTTTGTCGGCTACTTCTGGGCAACCAATTTACGCCCAGATTCGTGAGCAGATTAAAGAGCAAATCCTCTCTGGCGATTTAGCTGCGGGTGATCCACTGCCTTCAATTCGGGCTTTAGCTAGAGATTTGGGGGTTAGCGTCATTACTACTACGCGCGCTTACAACGATTTGGCGAGTGCTGGTTTGATTGCCAACATGCAGGGAAAAGGTAGTTTTATCCTTCCCACAAGCCCTGAAACGCTAAAGCAGGAAGCCCTTTCTAGGATCGAGGGGCATTTTGGGGGCGGCTCTAAGCCAGGCACGCAGTGCTGCGTTGCCTTTGACCGATGTCCAGGAATTGTTACAACGGTTGAGTTTGGAGGAATCATGAACCAAGAGAATGTTTTAGAGTTCAACCGAGTCACTAAACGGTACGACAATGTTTGTTTAAATCTTTCTTTGCAAGTTCCGCGCGGTTACATTACTGGGTTTGTGGGCGCTAACGGGGCGGGTAAAACCACCACACTGCGTTTAGCTTTAGGGTTGGCCCACCCAGATTCGAGGGAAGTTACCAAACTGGATCACAACCAGGTGGGCGTTGTTTTTGACACCCCGCATTATCCCGACAATCTACGTTTAGGCCAGTTAAGCGGCCAGGTTGCCAACTTTTATACAAACTGGGACTAG
- the phoU gene encoding phosphate signaling complex protein PhoU, producing MREIYKQDLEHLGEDLERMARQVARATDRARVCLRDNDLVLAEQTIDADDRIDELADEIEANCLSMLALQGPVASDLRLIIGALKLSDTLERIGDFARHVASMARNSYPQPAAPEPIQTTLNQMADVCASSTALLVELITDHDLELADKIIAGDDLIDDYHLQVRRQVQDPANDLDRSQIVNATLMSRFWERLGDHTLKAANRVVFIIRGERALHGSHN from the coding sequence ATGCGTGAGATTTACAAGCAAGACCTAGAGCACTTGGGTGAAGATTTGGAGCGAATGGCTCGTCAGGTTGCTCGGGCCACTGACCGGGCTCGGGTTTGCTTGCGTGATAACGACTTGGTGCTTGCCGAACAGACCATTGACGCGGATGATCGCATCGATGAGTTGGCTGATGAGATTGAGGCTAACTGCTTGTCCATGTTGGCTCTGCAGGGTCCAGTTGCTTCCGATTTGCGCCTAATCATTGGTGCTTTGAAGCTTTCGGATACTTTGGAACGCATCGGCGATTTTGCCCGCCACGTGGCTTCGATGGCTCGCAACTCTTACCCACAGCCAGCAGCACCAGAGCCAATCCAGACCACTTTGAACCAGATGGCTGATGTTTGCGCCTCCTCCACCGCTTTGTTGGTTGAACTAATCACCGATCATGATTTGGAGTTGGCCGACAAGATTATTGCTGGCGACGATTTGATTGACGACTACCACTTGCAGGTTCGCCGCCAGGTACAGGATCCGGCAAATGATTTGGATCGTTCCCAGATCGTGAACGCTACTTTGATGAGCCGTTTCTGGGAGCGCTTGGGTGACCACACTTTGAAGGCTGCTAACCGTGTCGTCTTCATTATTCGTGGTGAACGAGCCCTCCACGGTTCCCACAACTGA
- a CDS encoding DUF2087 domain-containing protein, translating into MPLSNFYCLEVFRRLNKPSLSESELNTGLKMFVTDPALCRRDAVESGVIQRSTDGSSYTLPEN; encoded by the coding sequence GTGCCCCTTAGCAACTTCTATTGCCTAGAAGTATTTCGTCGTTTAAACAAACCTAGTCTGAGCGAAAGCGAGCTAAACACAGGGCTAAAAATGTTCGTCACCGACCCAGCCCTATGCCGGCGAGATGCCGTCGAAAGTGGAGTCATCCAACGAAGCACGGACGGCTCCAGCTACACGCTACCCGAAAACTAG
- a CDS encoding phosphoglyceromutase gives MTYTLVLLRHGESEWNAKNLFTGWVDVPLSEKGKAEAARGGALLKEAGVLPEKLYTSMLRRAIMTANLALDAADRHWIPVERNWRLNERHYGALQGKNKKEIRDEYGEEKFMEWRRSYDVPPPAIELGSEFSQDGDPRYAGEPIPATECLKDVLERLLPYWNDVIVPDIKTGKTIMIAAHGNSLRAIVKHLDGISDEDIAGLNIPTGIPLVYELDEDLKPVTKGGRYLDPAAAEAAIKAVASQGK, from the coding sequence ATGACCTACACCTTGGTGCTGCTCCGTCACGGCGAGAGCGAATGGAACGCTAAGAACCTGTTCACCGGTTGGGTGGATGTGCCTTTGTCGGAAAAGGGCAAGGCTGAAGCTGCTCGCGGCGGCGCTTTGCTAAAGGAAGCTGGCGTACTACCAGAAAAGCTTTACACCTCCATGTTGCGTCGCGCCATCATGACCGCCAACTTGGCTTTGGATGCTGCTGATCGTCACTGGATTCCAGTGGAGCGCAACTGGCGTCTAAACGAACGTCACTACGGCGCTTTGCAGGGCAAGAACAAGAAGGAAATCCGCGACGAATACGGCGAGGAAAAGTTCATGGAATGGCGTCGTTCCTACGACGTACCACCGCCGGCCATTGAACTCGGTTCCGAATTCTCCCAGGATGGCGACCCACGTTACGCTGGCGAACCAATTCCTGCTACCGAATGCTTGAAGGACGTGCTCGAACGCTTGCTCCCTTACTGGAACGACGTGATTGTTCCTGACATTAAGACCGGCAAGACCATCATGATTGCTGCTCACGGTAACTCCTTGCGTGCGATCGTGAAGCACTTGGATGGCATTTCGGACGAAGACATTGCCGGCTTGAACATTCCTACCGGTATTCCGTTGGTTTACGAACTCGACGAAGACCTCAAGCCAGTCACCAAGGGTGGCCGCTACCTTGACCCAGCAGCTGCTGAAGCTGCCATCAAGGCTGTTGCTTCCCAGGGTAAGTGA
- a CDS encoding helix-turn-helix transcriptional regulator, which yields MEVDTMPNKLRQLRRWREISQADLAQAVGVSRQTIANIERGNYSPSVHLALKLCKQLEASVEQVFGNEDLQVSS from the coding sequence ATGGAAGTTGACACGATGCCAAATAAGCTACGCCAACTAAGGCGGTGGCGCGAAATCTCACAGGCTGACTTAGCTCAGGCGGTGGGGGTCTCTAGGCAAACCATCGCCAATATCGAACGAGGAAATTATTCCCCCTCCGTACATTTAGCGTTAAAACTATGCAAACAGTTAGAGGCCAGTGTGGAACAAGTCTTTGGAAACGAAGATTTGCAAGTAAGCTCCTAG
- a CDS encoding sialidase family protein, protein MKLPNTASEVSVCFNFRATTEGELLTACPIDKGTEPVTAQSEDTENKPVTAQLETEIDQPVTAQPSSRSPRPNEATPGWILSISGKTLYLLGQTALAPVRLDMEDTANVCDGAWHSLMVTSSAESGSKIFLDGYQCFSATADLSPAGLTPKTHSEQLTDNSKPGSTAHTVSTVQAFANGTDILFTLADREGLETTEFEVLPEALSPQAIRARALEPTPLIEFAANRLSDYDTRQVAKLSEGTIFTRFRVRGPGQYGTIMAGAAQTAEGDLGPENLRLKILPHGIIFEVLTEAGQWREFTADGWWGEGNWHDVVVRVARGAIDLFIDGYLEAHLPGRAFFADLPGGLGLLTIGQDTRGQRLFGEVRNAAIHPTPLNEWQIKGLSGHEPLDTQCLFDYGYHQCVSYRIPSLLTTQNGVVLAGADQRETIPNDAPNKVNFVLRRSLDSGRTWQPMQTIVTWPGEGATGASATDSCLLQDRQTGRIFALLDHFPGAIGQPNADPGLGLTEDGKPLLFDRAGQQYVWHPDGTVTTGDGQPTNYHVDVDGNVTVTETDPRAGQNLKPENAGAGRDSNQPEAQPASRPGGNVYLALGEDPHETLHTARTCYLQVVFSDDDGATWSTPQHLNHLVKQEWMPFLGAAPGNGIQIRGGKFAGRLVAPVYLNSIEHRDVFSAAVVYSDDHGQTWQLGASMNDGRNFEGETLCARTAADPRAGAYECTVVERENGELLLLMRNQHPAGKVLAATSTDGGESWENPYFVPEIPEVFCQPNAINAPTEAHPWRLIFANASQLLPYRGRGVLRLSEDGGRTWIASRTFNPQHYVYQCLCVLPDGNLGLLWERETQGLYFTRIPQDWLENAKNHLPQ, encoded by the coding sequence ATGAAACTGCCTAATACTGCCAGCGAAGTCAGTGTTTGTTTTAATTTCCGGGCTACCACCGAGGGCGAACTACTCACCGCCTGCCCTATAGATAAGGGAACCGAACCCGTCACTGCCCAGTCAGAGGACACGGAAAACAAGCCCGTCACCGCCCAGTTAGAAACCGAGATCGACCAGCCCGTCACCGCCCAGCCGAGCAGCCGATCCCCACGACCAAACGAGGCCACACCCGGCTGGATACTAAGCATTAGCGGCAAAACCCTCTACTTGTTGGGACAAACTGCCCTAGCCCCAGTACGACTCGATATGGAAGATACCGCGAATGTGTGCGACGGAGCCTGGCATTCACTGATGGTCACCTCGAGCGCCGAGTCGGGTAGCAAGATTTTCTTGGATGGCTACCAGTGTTTTAGCGCCACCGCCGACCTATCCCCTGCCGGGTTAACCCCAAAGACCCACTCGGAACAATTAACAGATAACTCCAAGCCTGGGTCTACTGCGCATACTGTAAGCACAGTTCAGGCTTTCGCGAACGGGACAGACATCCTGTTTACCTTAGCCGATCGCGAGGGCCTTGAAACCACAGAGTTTGAGGTACTTCCCGAAGCATTGTCCCCCCAGGCGATCCGGGCGCGTGCCCTCGAGCCCACCCCACTGATCGAGTTCGCCGCGAATCGACTTTCCGACTACGACACCAGACAGGTGGCAAAACTGTCCGAAGGTACCATCTTCACCCGTTTTCGAGTGCGTGGGCCCGGCCAGTACGGCACCATCATGGCTGGCGCCGCCCAAACTGCCGAGGGCGACCTCGGCCCAGAAAACCTGCGGCTTAAAATTTTGCCCCACGGCATCATCTTCGAAGTGCTGACCGAAGCGGGCCAGTGGCGCGAATTCACCGCCGACGGTTGGTGGGGCGAAGGCAACTGGCATGACGTAGTGGTGCGAGTCGCGCGCGGAGCCATCGACCTGTTCATCGACGGCTACCTTGAAGCGCACCTGCCTGGCAGAGCCTTCTTCGCGGACCTACCGGGCGGCCTCGGCCTGCTCACCATCGGGCAAGACACCCGCGGGCAACGACTCTTCGGGGAAGTACGCAACGCGGCAATCCACCCCACCCCACTGAACGAGTGGCAAATCAAAGGCCTGTCCGGGCACGAGCCCCTCGACACCCAATGCCTCTTCGACTACGGGTACCACCAATGCGTCTCGTACCGCATCCCCTCCCTGCTGACCACCCAAAACGGGGTAGTGCTCGCCGGCGCCGACCAACGCGAAACCATCCCCAACGACGCCCCCAACAAAGTCAACTTCGTGCTACGCCGCTCACTGGACTCGGGCCGCACCTGGCAGCCCATGCAAACCATTGTCACGTGGCCAGGCGAGGGCGCCACTGGGGCTTCCGCCACCGACTCCTGCCTGCTGCAAGACCGGCAAACCGGCCGCATTTTCGCACTATTAGACCACTTTCCCGGGGCGATCGGCCAACCCAATGCCGACCCCGGCCTCGGACTTACCGAGGACGGGAAGCCGCTCCTATTCGACCGTGCCGGCCAACAATACGTGTGGCATCCTGACGGCACTGTCACCACCGGCGACGGCCAGCCCACCAACTATCATGTGGACGTGGACGGTAATGTTACCGTCACCGAAACAGACCCGCGCGCGGGCCAGAACCTCAAACCCGAAAACGCTGGGGCTGGCAGGGACTCAAACCAACCCGAGGCGCAACCGGCCTCGCGCCCGGGCGGGAACGTGTACTTGGCGCTGGGAGAGGACCCGCATGAAACCCTGCACACTGCCCGCACCTGCTACCTGCAAGTAGTGTTTTCGGACGATGACGGAGCCACCTGGTCCACCCCGCAACACCTCAACCACCTGGTAAAACAAGAGTGGATGCCATTCCTCGGGGCCGCACCCGGCAACGGGATCCAAATCCGGGGCGGAAAGTTCGCGGGCCGGCTAGTTGCCCCCGTCTACTTAAACTCCATCGAGCACCGGGACGTGTTCAGTGCCGCCGTTGTCTACTCCGATGATCACGGGCAAACCTGGCAGCTTGGGGCCAGCATGAACGACGGACGAAACTTCGAGGGGGAAACCCTGTGTGCCCGCACCGCCGCCGACCCGCGCGCCGGAGCCTACGAATGCACCGTCGTCGAACGCGAAAACGGGGAACTACTACTGCTGATGCGCAACCAGCACCCGGCTGGGAAAGTCCTTGCCGCCACCTCCACCGACGGCGGTGAAAGCTGGGAAAACCCCTACTTTGTGCCCGAAATACCTGAAGTATTCTGCCAACCCAACGCCATCAACGCCCCCACTGAGGCGCACCCGTGGCGCCTCATTTTCGCCAACGCCTCCCAACTCCTACCCTACCGAGGTCGCGGAGTCCTACGCCTATCCGAGGACGGGGGCCGCACCTGGATCGCCTCACGCACCTTCAACCCCCAACACTACGTTTACCAGTGCCTGTGCGTCCTACCCGACGGCAACCTCGGCCTGCTCTGGGAGCGAGAAACCCAAGGACTCTACTTCACCCGCATCCCCCAAGACTGGCTCGAAAACGCCAAAAACCACCTGCCACAATAA